One segment of Streptomyces sp. NBC_00576 DNA contains the following:
- a CDS encoding TIGR03085 family metal-binding protein translates to MSTYAKRERLLLADLLETEGPDAPTLCEGWRGRDLAAHVVVRERRPDAAGGLLIKQLGSRLERVMAEFADKPYEELIQLIRTGPPRFSPFSLKQVDEASNTVEFYVHTEDVRRARPDWTPRELDPVFQDALWSRLERTARLTGRGAATGLVLRRPDGQTAVAHRGTPVVTVTGEPSELLLFAYGRQNAADVELEGDKDAIAKLHESKQLGI, encoded by the coding sequence ATGTCTACCTACGCGAAGCGTGAACGACTTCTTCTCGCCGACCTGTTGGAGACCGAGGGTCCCGACGCCCCGACGCTGTGCGAGGGCTGGCGGGGCCGTGATCTCGCCGCTCACGTGGTGGTGCGCGAGCGCCGCCCGGACGCCGCCGGCGGTCTGCTGATCAAGCAGCTCGGCTCCCGTCTTGAGCGGGTGATGGCGGAGTTCGCCGACAAGCCGTACGAGGAGCTGATCCAGCTGATCCGTACCGGCCCGCCGCGCTTCTCGCCGTTCTCGCTGAAGCAGGTCGACGAGGCGTCGAACACGGTCGAGTTCTACGTCCACACGGAGGACGTACGCCGGGCGCGGCCCGACTGGACGCCCCGCGAACTGGACCCGGTCTTCCAGGACGCCCTGTGGTCCCGTCTGGAGCGCACCGCCCGTCTGACGGGCCGCGGTGCGGCGACGGGCCTGGTGCTGCGCCGTCCGGACGGCCAGACGGCAGTCGCCCACCGCGGCACTCCGGTGGTCACGGTGACCGGCGAGCCGTCCGAGCTGCTGCTGTTCGCATACGGCCGGCAGAACGCCGCCGACGTGGAGCTGGAAGGCGACAAGGACGCGATCGCAAAGCTGCACGAGTCGAAGCAGCTGGGCATCTGA
- the hisI gene encoding phosphoribosyl-AMP cyclohydrolase, which yields MTSSTPPPSRTGGPSPLAPEIAARLKRGPDGLVPAVAQQYDTGEVLMLGWMDDEALHRTLTTGRCTYWSRSRQEYWVKGDTSGHFQHVKSVALDCDADTVLVKVDQVGAACHTGARTCFDADVLLDVSFEDADSGVLPQGQ from the coding sequence ATGACCAGCAGCACGCCCCCGCCCAGCAGGACCGGCGGCCCCAGCCCCCTGGCCCCGGAGATCGCCGCGCGCCTCAAGCGCGGCCCCGACGGGCTCGTCCCCGCCGTCGCCCAGCAGTACGACACCGGTGAGGTGCTCATGCTCGGCTGGATGGACGACGAGGCGCTGCACCGCACCCTGACCACCGGCCGCTGCACCTACTGGTCGCGCAGCCGCCAGGAGTACTGGGTCAAGGGCGACACCTCCGGCCACTTCCAGCACGTCAAGTCCGTCGCCCTCGACTGCGACGCCGACACCGTGCTCGTCAAGGTCGACCAGGTGGGCGCCGCCTGCCACACCGGCGCGCGGACCTGCTTCGACGCCGACGTCCTGCTCGACGTGTCGTTCGAGGACGCCGATTCCGGCGTACTCCCACAGGGTCAGTAA
- a CDS encoding anthranilate synthase component I encodes MDLETFRKLATDRRVIPVTRKLLADGDTPVALYRKLAAERPGTFLLESAENGLSWSRYSFVGVRSSATLTARDGQAHWLGTPPVGVPVEGDPLAALRATIETLHTPHQEGLPPFTGGMVGYLGYDIVRRLEKIGPGERDDLKLPELTMLLTSDLAVMDHWEGSVLLIANAINHNDLDTGVDEAYADAVARLDAMQADLSRAVSQPPAQLPPSELPEYTALWGGPDYQVAVEDIKERIRAGEAFQVVPSQRFETPCTASALDVYRVLRATNPSPYMYLFRFDGFDVVGSSPEALVKVEDGRAMVHPIAGTRHRGATPQEDQALAEELLADPKERAEHLMLVDLGRNDLGRVCEPGSVEVVDFMSVERYSHVMHIVSTVTGRVAPGRTAFDVLTACFPAGTLSGAPKPRAMQIIDELEPSRRGLYGGAVGYLDFAGDSDTAIAIRTALLRDGTAYVQAGAGVVADSDPVAEDNECRNKAAAVLRAVHTANRLGQ; translated from the coding sequence ATGGACCTCGAGACCTTCCGCAAGCTGGCCACCGACCGGCGCGTCATCCCCGTCACCCGCAAGCTCCTCGCCGACGGCGACACCCCGGTGGCGCTCTACCGCAAGCTCGCCGCCGAACGCCCCGGCACCTTCCTGCTGGAGTCCGCCGAGAACGGTCTCTCCTGGTCCCGCTACTCCTTCGTCGGCGTCCGCTCCAGCGCCACCCTCACGGCCCGCGACGGCCAGGCCCACTGGCTCGGAACCCCGCCCGTCGGCGTGCCCGTCGAGGGTGACCCGCTCGCCGCCCTGCGCGCCACCATCGAGACCCTCCACACCCCCCACCAGGAGGGCCTGCCGCCCTTCACCGGCGGCATGGTCGGCTACCTCGGATACGACATCGTGCGCCGCCTGGAGAAGATCGGCCCCGGCGAGCGCGACGACCTCAAGCTGCCCGAGCTGACCATGCTGCTCACCAGCGACCTGGCCGTCATGGACCACTGGGAGGGCTCGGTCCTGCTGATCGCCAACGCGATCAACCACAACGACCTCGACACGGGCGTCGACGAGGCCTACGCCGACGCCGTGGCCCGCCTCGACGCCATGCAGGCCGACCTCTCGCGCGCGGTCTCCCAGCCGCCCGCCCAGCTCCCGCCCTCCGAACTCCCCGAGTACACGGCCCTGTGGGGCGGCCCCGACTACCAGGTGGCCGTCGAGGACATCAAGGAGCGCATCCGGGCCGGGGAGGCCTTCCAGGTGGTCCCCTCCCAGCGCTTCGAAACACCGTGCACGGCAAGCGCGTTGGACGTCTACCGGGTCCTGCGCGCCACCAACCCGTCCCCGTACATGTACCTGTTCCGCTTCGACGGGTTCGACGTCGTCGGATCGTCCCCCGAGGCCCTCGTCAAGGTCGAGGACGGGCGTGCGATGGTGCACCCCATCGCGGGCACCCGGCATCGCGGGGCGACCCCGCAGGAGGACCAGGCACTGGCCGAGGAACTGCTCGCCGACCCCAAGGAGCGCGCCGAGCACCTCATGCTCGTCGACCTCGGGCGCAACGACCTCGGCCGGGTCTGCGAGCCAGGCTCCGTCGAGGTCGTCGACTTCATGTCCGTCGAGCGGTACTCGCACGTCATGCACATCGTCTCGACCGTCACCGGCCGCGTGGCACCCGGCCGCACGGCCTTCGACGTCCTGACGGCCTGCTTCCCGGCCGGCACGCTCTCCGGAGCGCCCAAGCCGCGCGCGATGCAGATCATCGACGAACTGGAGCCGTCCAGGCGGGGGCTGTACGGCGGCGCCGTCGGCTATCTCGACTTCGCCGGCGACTCCGACACCGCCATCGCCATCCGCACGGCCCTCCTGCGGGACGGCACGGCCTACGTCCAGGCGGGCGCCGGCGTCGTCGCGGACTCCGACCCGGTCGCGGAGGACAACGAGTGCCGCAACAAGGCGGCGGCGGTCCTGCGCGCGGTCCACACGGCGAACCGGCTCGGCCAGTAG
- a CDS encoding TIGR02234 family membrane protein, translated as MGYVTAVPVPSARSEAPLPGRAGRLSLAVALLAGALGAAVALLATRQRWSEGTATVAGGAFPLTARGSDVTGVPAALAIVGLAALVAVFAVRRSGRLLVAGLLALSGAGTVAAAVLGASDSSALDEKAAQATGDTAATVNTLSHTPWPYAAAVGGALILLAGLLALRYGRLWPTMSGRYERGGTPRPRPRARAVDPDRPEEIWKALDRGEDPTGA; from the coding sequence GTGGGGTACGTGACAGCCGTACCCGTACCTTCCGCACGTTCCGAAGCCCCCCTTCCCGGCCGGGCCGGCCGGCTCAGCCTTGCCGTCGCCCTGCTGGCCGGTGCGCTCGGCGCGGCCGTCGCGCTGCTCGCCACCCGCCAGCGCTGGTCGGAGGGCACCGCGACCGTGGCCGGCGGCGCCTTCCCGCTGACCGCCAGGGGCAGTGACGTCACGGGCGTGCCCGCGGCCCTCGCCATAGTGGGCCTCGCCGCGCTCGTCGCCGTCTTCGCCGTCCGCCGCTCCGGCCGCCTCCTGGTCGCCGGACTGCTCGCGCTGTCCGGCGCGGGTACGGTCGCCGCGGCCGTTCTCGGCGCCTCCGACAGCTCCGCGCTCGACGAGAAGGCCGCGCAGGCCACCGGCGACACCGCGGCCACCGTGAACACCCTCAGCCACACCCCCTGGCCGTACGCGGCCGCCGTCGGCGGTGCGCTGATCCTCCTCGCTGGACTCCTCGCCCTGCGCTACGGCAGGCTGTGGCCCACCATGTCCGGCCGCTACGAGCGCGGTGGCACCCCGCGTCCGCGCCCCCGGGCGAGAGCCGTCGACCCCGACCGGCCCGAGGAGATCTGGAAGGCCCTGGACCGGGGCGAGGACCCGACGGGGGCGTAG
- a CDS encoding HGxxPAAW family protein: MAGTSHGHTLAAWTGVTIAIIGFCVSGAFMVMAEPLGFWAGMVIVVLGGVVGWIMAAMGLGKQKPTTQGRQGHKVAGEPAGAES; this comes from the coding sequence ATGGCGGGCACTAGCCACGGTCACACTTTGGCCGCCTGGACCGGCGTCACCATCGCCATCATCGGTTTCTGCGTATCGGGCGCCTTCATGGTGATGGCCGAGCCGCTGGGCTTCTGGGCCGGCATGGTGATCGTGGTCCTCGGCGGTGTCGTCGGCTGGATCATGGCCGCGATGGGCCTCGGCAAGCAGAAGCCGACCACCCAGGGCCGCCAGGGTCACAAGGTCGCGGGCGAACCGGCGGGTGCCGAGAGCTGA
- a CDS encoding DUF2752 domain-containing protein has protein sequence MRGVNTERAQQGVSSGAGAVVGRVAVPAGVLAAVVGAFAYVGTVDPNEPGHYPVCPLLRLTGVYCPGCGGLRSAYAFVHGDWVTALGANALAVAGYVAFAALWAVWVVRAVRGRPMRIDLGPVQLWSLGALLLVFTVVRNLPFGGWLHP, from the coding sequence ATGCGTGGGGTGAACACCGAGCGGGCTCAGCAGGGCGTGTCGTCGGGCGCCGGTGCCGTCGTGGGACGGGTGGCCGTGCCCGCCGGGGTGCTCGCGGCCGTCGTCGGGGCCTTCGCCTACGTCGGGACGGTCGACCCCAACGAACCCGGCCACTACCCCGTGTGCCCGCTCCTGCGGCTGACTGGCGTGTACTGCCCCGGCTGCGGCGGTCTGCGCAGCGCCTACGCCTTCGTGCACGGGGACTGGGTTACGGCCCTCGGGGCCAACGCGCTCGCCGTGGCGGGATACGTGGCCTTCGCCGCCCTGTGGGCCGTATGGGTGGTCCGCGCGGTGCGCGGGCGGCCGATGCGGATCGACCTCGGGCCGGTGCAGCTGTGGAGTCTTGGAGCGTTGCTGCTGGTCTTCACGGTTGTCCGGAACCTGCCGTTCGGTGGCTGGCTTCACCCTTGA
- the trpC gene encoding indole-3-glycerol phosphate synthase TrpC → MSVLDEIIDGVRADLAERQARVSLDELKERAAKAPAAKDGIAALRGDGVKVICEVKRSSPSKGALSAIADPAGLAADYEAGGAAVISVLTEQRRFGGSLADLEAVRARVDIPVLRKDFIVTSYQLWEARAYGADLVLLIVAALDQPALESLIERAESIGLTPIVEVHDEDEVERAVDAGARIIGVNARDLKTLEVDRSTFERVAPEIPDSIVKIAESGVRGPHDLIAYANAGADAVLVGESLVTGRDPKSAVSDLVAAGEHPALRHGRG, encoded by the coding sequence GTGAGTGTGCTCGACGAGATCATCGACGGAGTCCGTGCCGACCTCGCGGAGCGGCAGGCGCGCGTCAGCCTCGACGAGCTCAAGGAGCGCGCGGCGAAGGCTCCCGCCGCCAAGGACGGGATCGCCGCACTGCGCGGCGACGGCGTCAAGGTCATCTGCGAGGTCAAGCGGTCCAGCCCGTCCAAGGGCGCGCTGTCGGCGATCGCCGACCCGGCCGGCCTCGCGGCGGACTACGAGGCGGGCGGCGCGGCGGTCATCTCCGTCCTCACCGAACAGCGCCGCTTCGGCGGCTCGCTGGCGGACCTGGAGGCGGTGCGCGCCCGGGTGGACATCCCGGTGCTGCGCAAGGACTTCATCGTCACGTCGTACCAGCTGTGGGAGGCGCGGGCGTACGGGGCCGATCTGGTCCTGCTGATCGTCGCGGCCCTCGACCAGCCCGCCCTGGAGTCCCTCATCGAGCGCGCCGAGTCCATCGGGCTCACCCCGATCGTCGAGGTGCACGACGAGGACGAGGTCGAGCGGGCGGTGGACGCGGGAGCCCGGATCATCGGTGTCAACGCGCGCGACCTGAAGACCCTGGAGGTCGACCGCTCCACGTTCGAGCGGGTCGCTCCCGAGATCCCCGACAGCATCGTCAAGATCGCCGAGTCCGGTGTCCGTGGCCCGCACGATCTGATCGCGTACGCCAACGCGGGCGCCGACGCGGTGCTGGTGGGCGAGTCCCTGGTCACCGGCCGCGATCCCAAGTCCGCGGTGTCCGACCTGGTGGCCGCCGGGGAGCATCCCGCGCTGCGGCACGGCCGCGGCTGA
- the trpM gene encoding tryptophan biosynthesis modulator TrpM — protein MTLTLTPMDRYARLARGCRPRGCRAPARRVHGRRVRYVIGDEPGQVNGMRWPCGAWR, from the coding sequence ATGACACTCACCCTGACACCCATGGACCGGTACGCCCGCCTCGCGCGCGGCTGCCGACCCCGCGGCTGCCGCGCGCCCGCGCGGCGCGTGCATGGGCGGCGGGTTCGATATGTCATCGGGGACGAGCCGGGACAGGTCAACGGCATGCGATGGCCCTGCGGGGCTTGGCGCTAG